From a region of the Halanaerobium hydrogeniformans genome:
- a CDS encoding YaaA family protein, with protein sequence MKIILSPSKTQNHERQRKEEGRDILKENKTEELFNYLKSLSKEELKTELDIQGNLLDRTYELYQQHSFENETIPAIECYNGAVFKQIDLDSYDKDQLAYMQDKLVIISPMYGPISSDTEIWPYRLEMRLKPDGINLYEHWQDLMEDYFLDVDLIINLASNEYSKVVERNYEGKIIDFYFKEEKEDGSLKTIGYYVKQNRGKLLNELIKKQVNSLDEIKKIELDGYKFDEKRSDEKNFRFIKPYTE encoded by the coding sequence ATGAAGATAATATTATCACCCAGTAAAACCCAGAATCACGAAAGACAGCGAAAAGAAGAAGGTAGAGATATTTTAAAAGAAAACAAAACTGAGGAATTATTTAATTATCTCAAATCACTATCAAAAGAAGAATTAAAAACAGAGCTTGATATACAGGGCAATCTTTTAGATAGAACATATGAGCTTTATCAGCAGCACAGTTTTGAAAATGAAACAATTCCTGCAATTGAATGTTATAATGGAGCAGTATTTAAGCAGATTGACTTAGATAGCTATGATAAAGATCAGTTAGCTTATATGCAGGACAAACTTGTCATAATATCTCCGATGTATGGACCAATTAGTTCAGATACCGAAATCTGGCCCTATCGACTTGAGATGAGACTAAAACCTGATGGAATCAATCTTTATGAACACTGGCAGGATTTAATGGAAGATTATTTTCTTGATGTTGATTTAATAATAAATCTGGCTTCAAATGAATATAGTAAAGTAGTAGAAAGAAATTATGAAGGGAAGATAATCGACTTTTATTTTAAAGAAGAAAAAGAAGATGGCAGCCTTAAAACAATTGGTTATTATGTTAAACAGAATAGAGGTAAATTACTTAATGAATTGATCAAAAAACAGGTTAATAGTCTGGATGAGATTAAAAAAATAGAATTGGATGGCTATAAATTTGATGAAAAACGCTCTGATGAAAAGAACTTTAGGTTTATTAAACCATATACAGAGTAG